A region of Microbacterium suwonense DNA encodes the following proteins:
- a CDS encoding SufE family protein, producing the protein MTDTHLPERLAEVREEFLDLPQGERLELLLEYSSELPPVPEHLADRVDMYERVAECQSPVFINVEVTDGVVAMHATAPPEAPTTRGFASILVQGLTGLTADEVLAIPGDYPQTIGLTQAVSPLRIAGMTGMLVRAKRQVAQKR; encoded by the coding sequence GTGACTGACACGCATCTTCCCGAACGCCTGGCCGAGGTTCGCGAGGAGTTCCTGGACCTCCCGCAGGGGGAGCGCCTCGAGCTGCTGCTGGAGTACTCCAGCGAGCTGCCTCCAGTGCCGGAGCATCTCGCCGACCGCGTCGACATGTACGAGCGGGTCGCGGAGTGCCAGTCCCCTGTGTTCATCAACGTCGAGGTCACCGACGGCGTCGTCGCCATGCACGCGACGGCGCCGCCGGAGGCCCCCACGACGCGCGGATTCGCGAGCATTCTGGTGCAAGGGCTCACCGGGCTCACGGCCGACGAGGTGCTCGCCATCCCGGGCGACTACCCGCAGACCATCGGCCTGACCCAGGCCGTCTCTCCGCTGCGCATCGCCGGGATGACCGGGATGCTCGTGCGCGCGAAGCGACAGGTCGCACAGAAGCGCTGA
- a CDS encoding alpha/beta hydrolase family protein, producing MKSLRHAVAIAVPALLAVGAAVAAVTAGAVFATARRVVMPSIRRNDTQILAVDTGAQTIELTRTPDTELPGRYGLFTSGTYDYVKLGAVLSADAAKVRRKLLTQIEPGAQVDRDAAFSGWYYVTPGELHLPWESVSIGSPAGPCPAWFFPASVESPTASADTWVIQVHGRGTTRSECLRAVPVFHGMGLPTLVVSYRNDGEAPRSRGGSYALGASEWRDVDAAIEYALRHGAARVVLMGWSMGGAIALQTAVSSEHRSQIAALVLDSPVVDWRTVLRFQAREQGLREPLPALAMGVLENGFTARLSGAEEAIAFDRLDMVARASELEAPILILHSDEDGFVPADASHALAAARPDLVTMPSFSVARHTKLWNYDQSGWTKAIVEWMTAHGLGASGS from the coding sequence ACGCCGTAGCCATCGCCGTCCCCGCACTGCTGGCCGTCGGCGCGGCGGTCGCTGCAGTGACGGCGGGGGCCGTCTTCGCGACCGCACGCCGCGTCGTGATGCCCTCGATCCGTCGCAATGACACGCAGATCCTCGCTGTCGACACGGGGGCGCAGACGATCGAACTGACCCGGACGCCCGACACCGAGCTGCCCGGACGGTACGGGCTGTTCACCAGCGGCACCTACGACTACGTCAAGCTGGGTGCCGTTCTGAGCGCCGATGCCGCAAAAGTACGTCGCAAGCTGCTCACGCAGATAGAGCCGGGCGCGCAGGTGGATCGGGACGCCGCGTTCAGCGGCTGGTACTACGTCACGCCGGGTGAGCTGCACCTGCCGTGGGAGAGCGTGTCGATCGGCTCGCCAGCGGGGCCGTGCCCGGCCTGGTTCTTCCCGGCATCCGTGGAGTCGCCGACGGCATCCGCCGACACCTGGGTGATCCAGGTGCACGGTCGGGGAACCACGCGCTCGGAGTGCCTGCGAGCGGTGCCGGTGTTCCACGGGATGGGATTGCCGACGCTGGTGGTGTCGTATCGCAATGATGGGGAGGCGCCGCGCTCCCGTGGCGGCAGCTATGCCCTGGGCGCATCCGAGTGGCGAGACGTGGACGCCGCCATCGAGTACGCCCTCCGGCATGGTGCCGCACGTGTGGTGCTGATGGGGTGGTCGATGGGCGGAGCGATCGCACTGCAGACCGCGGTGTCGTCGGAGCACCGGTCGCAGATCGCCGCCCTGGTGCTGGACTCCCCGGTCGTCGACTGGCGCACGGTGCTGCGCTTTCAAGCACGCGAACAGGGGCTTCGCGAGCCGCTGCCTGCTCTGGCGATGGGGGTTCTTGAGAACGGCTTCACCGCTCGTCTGAGCGGCGCCGAGGAGGCTATCGCCTTCGATCGCCTGGACATGGTGGCGCGGGCATCGGAGCTGGAGGCGCCGATACTGATCCTGCACAGCGACGAGGACGGGTTCGTTCCCGCCGACGCCTCGCATGCGCTGGCTGCCGCGCGGCCCGATCTGGTGACCATGCCGTCGTTCTCAGTGGCACGGCACACGAAACTGTGGAACTACGATCAGAGCGGCTGGACGAAGGCGATCGTGGAGTGGATGACCGCCCATGGGCTGGGTGCATCCGGATCCTGA